Genomic window (Temnothorax longispinosus isolate EJ_2023e chromosome 3, Tlon_JGU_v1, whole genome shotgun sequence):
TATTTTCTATAGACATGTTTGCAGGATTTAGGCCTCTAAAAGATAATgcctgaaaaaataaattaataataaaataatgctaaTATCTTCTATACTTTCTTTTATgctaatatcttttatattatcttttatgcTAATATCTTTTGTATACTGTACAAGTATACATGttatacaaaacaaaatttagtaaattgtaatattttatatacatatattgtatatatgtatcaaaatCTTTCAAGacaaaataaacaagatagaaattacattataaaagtaatgaaGATGTGTCTTCTCTTTTGTATAAGTTACAATGAAATGAAAGACTAAATGTAATTGAATTCTTTCATAAAATCTATTCTAAAAGTGTACATATCTTATAATGCCCTGAAAGCATGAAACTAACAAAAGGTATCTACCCATCGCATCGCTTCATTAGACATTTCTTTTACTCCTCCCTCTCGTACGATAGCGCGATCCATTCGTAATATTAACATACCCCTTTCCGTCAATCTTTTCCTCTTGAAAGGTCTCCACAGTGGCATACCGTGTATTGCCAATAGCTCTTTCTGGAAAGCATAgcaagtacatatatattatgacgAGCTTTCAGAGGAGAACAAATTCATGTCCAGAAGCAACGGAAAGCACCAACTTGTGAGCTTACCAGGTGTTTCCTCTTGAGATTGCTGAGGGAATACGGCGGGCCTGAAAAGAGCTTGGAACAAGCTATGATATTCTCGGTGGTCGGATGCGTGCCGCTTCCTAAGCAAGCTATAGCGTCTCGCCACTTAATCCTGAGCGCCTGATCCTTGATGGTCTTGATACTCTTGAGTTCTGCCTGCATGCATCTCAACAATGGTCTGTTGTGCCTCAGCCTGGCCTTGTGTTCGGACAGCATGAATTCTAGCTTCTGCTGCAGCGTCCAGTAGTGCGACGTCAGTAAATAGCGCGGGAAGTACAGGGCTAGgggaaaaataatgtaattcgTAAACGGCACGGCCGAGAGCAGGAACAACGGCGAGAGCTTTCGCAGATCCCTGGGCATCGTGTGCATCAGCTGCAGCTCCTCCCGCGTCAAGCTATCTACGCCGTTCGATCCCTGCTTCTTTATCGCGACGACGAACCTTTTCAAGTCCGTGTACACGTCACGGCTACCGACGCTGAACACGCGGTACACCTGCATCGTACGCGGGAACTTCTGCTCCAGCGTGCGCTCGTAGTTCTTGATGTAATTTATGTACCTGCCGAACCAGTACCGTTTAAGGTTGGCCACTTTGCCCGACTTCTCCGTCCTCTCCGCCGCTTTCCCAAAACCCCGTTGCATCGGGATGCGTTTTACGGGCTCGAACGTGTTCACGCCCTCGCGTACGAACGTCCTGGATATTATCTTGTACATTTTAAGATCGATTCTTTACTAGAAAGATGAACGGACTTCCATGGAATCGGTTAACCTGAACAACCCTCTTTCCGCACCTGAAGATTCTTAACTCCGGGAAAATTGTTGAAACTCCTCCTTCATATTAGTAAACTTTGATTTATTGCAATCCACTAAAAAAATGGTATAATACGTTATAATGGCATAATACGATTATAATACGTACGTAATATGTCCGTAATATGTGCGTGTTCTTTCTAGCTCGATATGTTCAAGTACtgtatttttagtatttaattGCGCGCAATTACcgatatattgttatttctttcaattacTCTTGCTCGCTGCTCGCGTTGCCCAGAATGttgtaattaatgttttatatttatatttatggcTGTACTGCACTATTTTGTACCTTCTACACTCGAAATGAAGTAGATAAGAGAAACCTCCTCTGTAGATAACatcggagagagaaagagggaggatGAAAAGTGCAAAAAGTTCAGctacaaacaaaatacacTCTGTTTTTTTCGTACCTTCTGCACTCGCAAAAAGTTACTGCAAAAAATAAACctgtatactattatataatctatcgCGCATCGTAATTAATAGAAGATTTGTGTTAAAAAACCGGGCGTCCTCCCAGTTGGTGACACGGCGGAAAAAGTTTAGGCTATCccggattaaaaaaaagaaaacatcgCGGCCGTCGCGCATGTGACTCGTGACTGCTTTGCCTCAGCCTAATGGTGTCGACAATTAACGACCCGTGCCAATACTGCCAATCAATTTATTGAAGAAGAAGCGTAAAGGTGTAAACGTCGTCGCATTTTCTCGAACGTGTCCCTAATCTGAAATGGGACTTCATTAGCGCTGCTCCTGCAAATAGGTATTTCGGATAGCTGGTTAAGCTGGTGCTGGCGAGGATTGTCGAGAAAGCGGAGCTGTCTGCTGTCAATGAGCCGACCATGACTGACTGGTATCAAGCGAAAATCCTGCGTCTGTGCGAATTGAACAATGTCGAGGACAAGAAGGATGTTCTCACGGACATCAAGCTTAAATTCGGCGCCTTGAATAACCGGGACGCCGAGCAGGTCGCCCGTAGCTTGGACTACGGGCCGTTCTATTCGCAGCTAACCTCGAACGACACTAACGACAGGTACGATGACGATCGAGATTTTTGCGATTTTCATGGACGATAATTCATgcagaaaaagaaacagaataCCAAGAGAAAGTCGAATTAGGCTCTTTTCATAGGACATGTTTATTGGACATTACTGAAGAAATGATTACAATTTCGTTGTCATAAATATAGTTTCACCAGAATTTTTCAGTAATGAGCGTTTGATTTTTGCGATTCTCATAGACGATAATTCatgcatacacatatacatatattgtttatagaaagaaaaacagaacACCAAGAGAAAGTCGAGTTACACTCTTTTCATAGGACATGTTTATTGGACATTACTGGAGAAatgattacaattttattgtcataaatatagttaagtaaaaaattttctaataaagcGTGGCTACCTCTGGATTGTATCTTCTATTAATCCTGCTTTGTTGAAAAACAGAATAAAGGGAAGTACAAGTTAAAAGACGTTCCAAAATTGGCCAATATCCAATAAATCTACACCATTGACAATGAAATTACATCATTTCTTCAGCAATGTGTAATAAacatatcttataaaaatcaagaacACAACTCGATTCTTTCTTAGTATTCTGTTTTTTTCAACAGTGTAGTGTATAATCTGCGAATTGTAGTTCGTGTaagcttttaattatttatttccatttaacTGTTGAACGTTATTGTCAATATTAATACATGTTAAGTATCTACATTGTGACAATCAAAAAGTTGCTGAAATTAAATAGTCATTATTTTGTAGTAAATGGATACGAATGATAGATGAATAATCTTTCTCTGTTAGACTGATAAAAATGATGggttatttttttcacagaaTAGCATTCTCAATATTCATTTCTatagtagaaaataatattcatttagcTTCAGCAACTTCTCGATTGTTACGTTGTATGTGTAAACAACAATAGTCCTATCAGTATAACATtttgaaattcttattttatgattattcaAACTAATTTATATGCGACTGGTTTTACTCATAGAATCTAGTGCAAAACTTTgctttttgtattaattatgcaatataatgCTTCTGAAATTTACTACTAAGAACGAAAAGAATAccgcttttcttttttttttacagagaaGTCGTAGAGCAGATATGCGATATTCTGGCAATTTTGTTCAGCATACTGGAACCTGGGGAAATCtatcagaaatatttagtccaaGTATCCGCTTTAATAACCAATCCACATGCTTGCGTGAGATTGCTTGTGCTGCGTGAATTTCTGCGTACGGCCTTGCATCCGGAAAAGATATTTCAGTTGCTCGCAGACACCACCCTTCTGATTTCAATTATAAACCGAATCGGCGATGACGACTTGAATGTCGCCGAATGCGCGATGAGCATAGTGAAGAAGATTGGAGAAAATCCAAATGGCTTGTGCATCTTGTATAAGGGCGAGCTCCTGAGAACGTTCGCCCGGCTGTTGCAGAACGATACCATTAGCTTTCGCATTTACGAAGTAATTGTGGACATTGCCAAAACATCTCACGAGGCTCTGGAGGTATCGGCCCAATCGGGCTTTTTGAACAGTTTAATCAACGTACTGGAGAACGAGGATATACTGCTTCAATTGAATGCCTTGGAGATATTGACTCAATTAGCCGTGTTCGAGGAGGGTCTGAGTTACCTGGAGCAACAGGACGTTCTGAACAAGCTAGTTCAGAAAATAGCACATGTCGACGACAATCCCTTGTCGAATCTTTTGATCCCCGGATTGATGAAGTTCTTCGGTAACGTCGCGCGTCACTGGCCGAACGAGTTATTCTCCCGATATCCCGTGGTAATCTCCGCGCTTTTCGACGTGATAGACAGCGGGGATCAGAATATTCTGGGTCCTGCGTTGGATACCTTGGGATTTGTGTCCGCGAGCATCGAAGGCAAGTACGCGTTGCAAGCCCTGGGAGACGCGATGCCGAGCGCTCTAAAGAAAATCGCCGAGATAGTACAGAAAATGCCGACTGCTCTGAGAATTCGCGGCTTGAATAATCTCGCCCTTATACTCGAGGTCAAGAGAGTCGAACAGGACAACAGAATTTTATCCCTAACGAAGCTGTGGTTTGATTCGCTGTGCGACGATCCGTTGGGTATGATCGTGGAGATATGCAGACAACCGTTCGCCGATATCAGACAGGCCGGTTTGGAGGTGCTGGCCGTTATTAGTTCGCAAGTATGGGGGCAAGAATACATATCCACGTATCCTGGTTTAGTAGAGTTCCTATTAGACAGAAATATCGAGTCGTTCAAAGAgtgtaaaaatgcaaaatacgaAGTCGTGAAACGTTTGTCTCAAGCGGAGCGAGATATATTCGACGCTGATACCATCCAGAAATTCAAGCGGTTCGTTCACGAAGGCCCATACTTTGTCGAGGTTAATACGGAAGTCGCGATAGAGGGTGCTTCGTAAAGGGGAGAATAATTTTtcgcattaatattaaatattaatgttaaagatTATGTTACGCATAACATGATAACATGAACAACTTCAGTgagagatagaaataaatatttattttttcttttattcgtaAAAAAGAAGGTATTGATTACCACAGAAGGTTGATCTTTGTTCTCGCATTTAGTACAAATAAGCCAACGTTATTGAAGTACTTATACTtgggctgcgttccgatattcactgcaagtactgaaaatttatagtttacgTAACGTACACTATacattttcagtactgacagtgaatatcggaacacagtcttattgttagtc
Coding sequences:
- the LOC139810529 gene encoding LETM1 domain-containing protein 1 isoform X1 produces the protein MYKIISRTFVREGVNTFEPVKRIPMQRGFGKAAERTEKSGKVANLKRYWFGRYINYIKNYERTLEQKFPRTMQVYRVFSVGSRDVYTDLKRFVVAIKKQGSNGVDSLTREELQLMHTMPRDLRKLSPLFLLSAVPFTNYIIFPLALYFPRYLLTSHYWTLQQKLEFMLSEHKARLRHNRPLLRCMQAELKSIKTIKDQALRIKWRDAIACLGSGTHPTTENIIACSKLFSGPPYSLSNLKRKHLKELLAIHGMPLWRPFKRKRLTERGMLILRMDRAIVREGGVKEMSNEAMRWALSFRGLNPANMSIENMRSWLEQWLIVSASVDQNNISLLLHSPILLAYNHSTNWILIYN
- the LOC139810529 gene encoding LETM1 domain-containing protein 1 isoform X2 — translated: MYKIISRTFVREGVNTFEPVKRIPMQRGFGKAAERTEKSGKVANLKRYWFGRYINYIKNYERTLEQKFPRTMQVYRVFSVGSRDVYTDLKRFVVAIKKQGSNGVDSLTREELQLMHTMPRDLRKLSPLFLLSAVPFTNYIIFPLALYFPRYLLTSHYWTLQQKLEFMLSEHKARLRHNRPLLRCMQAELKSIKTIKDQALRIKWRDAIACLGSGTHPTTENIIACSKLFSGPPYSLSNLKRKHLKELLAIHGMPLWRPFKRKRLTERGMLILRMDRAIVREGGVKEMSNEAMRWVDTFCIIF
- the LOC139810528 gene encoding 26S proteasome non-ATPase regulatory subunit 5, with the protein product MTDWYQAKILRLCELNNVEDKKDVLTDIKLKFGALNNRDAEQVARSLDYGPFYSQLTSNDTNDREVVEQICDILAILFSILEPGEIYQKYLVQVSALITNPHACVRLLVLREFLRTALHPEKIFQLLADTTLLISIINRIGDDDLNVAECAMSIVKKIGENPNGLCILYKGELLRTFARLLQNDTISFRIYEVIVDIAKTSHEALEVSAQSGFLNSLINVLENEDILLQLNALEILTQLAVFEEGLSYLEQQDVLNKLVQKIAHVDDNPLSNLLIPGLMKFFGNVARHWPNELFSRYPVVISALFDVIDSGDQNILGPALDTLGFVSASIEGKYALQALGDAMPSALKKIAEIVQKMPTALRIRGLNNLALILEVKRVEQDNRILSLTKLWFDSLCDDPLGMIVEICRQPFADIRQAGLEVLAVISSQVWGQEYISTYPGLVEFLLDRNIESFKECKNAKYEVVKRLSQAERDIFDADTIQKFKRFVHEGPYFVEVNTEVAIEGAS